The Flavobacterium commune genome contains a region encoding:
- the secY gene encoding preprotein translocase subunit SecY: MKKFIESLSNVWKIEELKNRILMTLGLLLVYRFGAHVTLPGIDATQLNSLAGQTENGLGSILDMFTGGAFSKASVFALGIMPYISASIVVQLMGIAIPYLQKLQSDGESGRKKINQITRWLTIVITLVQGPTYIYNLYRTLPGSAFLLGFNSFEFLFSSVIILVTGTIFAMWLGEKITDKGIGNGISLLIMVGILARFPQAFIQEFTTRVTNNNGGPMLLVIEIIIWLLVIIACVLLTMAIRKIPVQYARRTASGDFEQDMLGGNRQWIPLKLNAAGVMPIIFAQAIMFIPAAVAGLSKSDTSQSIVGAFSNMFGFWYNFVFATLIVVFTFFYTAITVPTNKMSDDLKRSGGFIPGVRPGAETSDFLDKVMSLITFPGSLFLALIAVFPAIVVSLMDVQQSWAMFFGGTSLIIMVGVAIDTIQQINSYLLNKHYDGLMKSGKNRKAVA; the protein is encoded by the coding sequence ATGAAGAAATTTATTGAATCATTAAGTAATGTTTGGAAAATCGAGGAACTAAAAAACAGAATCCTAATGACCTTAGGACTGCTTTTAGTTTATCGTTTTGGAGCACACGTTACTCTTCCGGGAATTGACGCTACACAATTAAACAGCCTTGCTGGTCAGACCGAAAACGGTCTTGGATCTATCTTGGATATGTTTACTGGAGGAGCTTTTTCTAAAGCGTCAGTTTTTGCTTTAGGAATTATGCCTTATATTTCTGCATCTATCGTTGTACAGCTTATGGGAATTGCTATTCCTTATTTGCAAAAATTACAAAGTGATGGAGAAAGTGGTAGAAAAAAGATTAATCAAATTACACGTTGGTTGACTATCGTTATTACTTTAGTTCAGGGACCTACGTATATCTACAATCTTTACAGAACGCTACCAGGAAGTGCATTTTTATTAGGTTTTAATTCTTTTGAATTCTTATTTTCTTCAGTAATTATCTTAGTTACAGGTACTATTTTTGCCATGTGGTTAGGGGAAAAGATAACTGATAAAGGAATTGGTAACGGTATTTCACTATTAATTATGGTGGGTATTTTAGCAAGATTCCCTCAAGCATTTATTCAGGAATTTACAACTAGAGTTACTAATAACAACGGTGGACCAATGTTGTTAGTGATTGAAATAATTATTTGGCTTTTAGTTATCATTGCATGTGTGTTGTTAACTATGGCTATTCGAAAAATACCAGTTCAGTACGCACGTCGTACTGCTTCTGGTGATTTTGAACAAGATATGTTAGGTGGAAACAGACAATGGATTCCTTTGAAGCTTAATGCTGCTGGGGTTATGCCTATCATTTTTGCGCAAGCAATTATGTTTATTCCTGCTGCTGTAGCAGGATTGTCAAAATCCGATACTTCACAATCTATTGTAGGTGCTTTCAGTAATATGTTCGGTTTTTGGTATAATTTTGTTTTTGCAACTTTAATCGTTGTATTTACATTCTTTTATACTGCAATTACGGTTCCTACTAATAAAATGTCAGATGATCTTAAAAGAAGTGGTGGTTTTATTCCTGGTGTTAGACCAGGAGCTGAAACTTCTGATTTTCTTGACAAAGTGATGTCTTTGATAACTTTTCCAGGTTCTTTATTTCTTGCTCTAATAGCTGTGTTCCCAGCCATTGTTGTAAGTCTTATGGATGTTCAGCAATCTTGGGCAATGTTTTTTGGAGGTACCTCATTAATTATTATGGTAGGTGTTGCAATTGACACAATTCAACAAATCAACTCATACTTGTTGAATAAACATTATGATGGTTTAATGAAAAGCGGAAAAAATAGAAAAGCAGTAGCTTAA
- the rplO gene encoding 50S ribosomal protein L15 encodes MNLSNLQPAEGSTHNQNKRVGRGEGSGKGGTAARGHKGAKSRSGYSKKIGFEGGQMPLQRRVPKFGFTNINRKEYEGVNLDTLQLLVDNGVITDTVDMTVFVANRLATKNEIVKILGRGELKAKLKVTAHKFTATAKAAIEAAGGEAVTI; translated from the coding sequence ATGAATTTAAGTAACTTACAACCAGCTGAAGGGTCAACACACAATCAAAATAAGAGAGTTGGTAGAGGAGAAGGTTCTGGAAAAGGTGGTACCGCTGCACGTGGACACAAAGGAGCAAAATCTCGTTCTGGATATTCTAAAAAGATTGGTTTTGAAGGAGGTCAAATGCCACTTCAAAGACGTGTTCCTAAGTTTGGTTTTACAAACATCAATCGTAAAGAATACGAAGGTGTTAATCTAGATACACTTCAATTATTAGTTGATAATGGTGTGATTACAGATACTGTTGATATGACAGTTTTTGTTGCAAACCGTTTGGCTACTAAGAATGAAATTGTAAAGATTTTAGGAAGAGGAGAATTGAAAGCTAAATTAAAAGTAACTGCTCACAAATTTACTGCTACTGCAAAAGCTGCTATTGAAGCTGCTGGTGGAGAGGCTGTAACAATATAA
- the rpmD gene encoding 50S ribosomal protein L30, whose protein sequence is MAKLLVKQVRSKINCPLDQKRGLEALGLRKMNQVVEHDSNPAILGMINKVKHLVSVEEAK, encoded by the coding sequence ATGGCTAAATTATTAGTAAAACAAGTTAGAAGTAAAATCAACTGTCCACTTGATCAAAAAAGAGGATTAGAGGCTTTAGGTCTACGTAAAATGAATCAAGTTGTAGAGCATGATTCAAACCCTGCAATCCTTGGGATGATAAACAAAGTTAAACACTTAGTTTCTGTTGAAGAAGCTAAATAA
- the rpsE gene encoding 30S ribosomal protein S5 yields MMSKYKNVELVKPSGLELKDRLVSVNRVTKVTKGGRAFGFSAIVVVGDENGVVGHGLGKSKDVSEAIAKAVEDAKKNLVRIPLNGQSVPHEQKGKFGGARVFLIPASHGTGVIAGGAVRSVLESVGIHDVLSKSQGSSNPHNVVKATFDALLQMRSAHTVAKQRGVSLEKVFKG; encoded by the coding sequence ATTATGTCTAAATACAAAAATGTAGAATTAGTAAAACCAAGTGGTCTTGAACTTAAAGATCGTCTGGTAAGTGTTAATCGTGTTACTAAAGTTACAAAAGGTGGTAGAGCTTTCGGTTTTTCTGCTATTGTAGTTGTAGGTGATGAAAACGGAGTAGTTGGTCATGGATTAGGAAAATCTAAAGACGTTTCTGAAGCAATTGCGAAAGCAGTAGAAGATGCTAAGAAAAATTTAGTTAGAATTCCATTGAATGGTCAATCAGTTCCTCACGAACAAAAAGGAAAATTTGGTGGTGCACGTGTGTTCTTAATTCCTGCCTCTCATGGTACAGGAGTTATTGCTGGTGGAGCTGTTCGTTCGGTTCTTGAATCAGTAGGTATTCACGATGTATTGTCAAAATCTCAAGGATCATCAAATCCTCACAACGTAGTGAAAGCAACTTTTGATGCTTTATTACAAATGAGAAGTGCTCACACCGTTGCAAAACAAAGAGGAGTATCTTTAGAAAAAGTTTTTAAAGGTTAA
- the rplR gene encoding 50S ribosomal protein L18 encodes MSLTKPERRQRIRFRIRKTISGTATSPRLSVFRSNKEIYAQLIDDVNGVTLLSASSREKEIGKGTNVEVAAAVGKLVAEKALKAGVETVKFDRGGYLYHGRIKSLAEGARAAGLKF; translated from the coding sequence ATGTCATTAACAAAACCTGAAAGAAGACAGAGAATCAGATTCAGAATCAGAAAAACGATTAGTGGTACTGCTACTAGCCCAAGATTATCTGTATTTAGAAGTAACAAAGAAATTTATGCTCAATTAATTGATGACGTAAACGGAGTTACATTGTTGTCTGCTTCTTCAAGAGAAAAAGAAATAGGAAAAGGTACTAACGTTGAAGTTGCAGCTGCAGTTGGAAAACTTGTTGCAGAAAAAGCGTTAAAAGCTGGGGTTGAAACAGTAAAATTCGATAGAGGAGGATACTTATACCACGGTCGTATTAAATCATTAGCAGAAGGCGCAAGAGCGGCTGGACTTAAATTCTAA
- the rplF gene encoding 50S ribosomal protein L6: MSRIGKSPIVIPAGVTVEVKDGIITVKGKNGQLTQEFSDVTVTVEGDQVLVERSSDHKDQRAKHGLYRSLISNMVVGVTEGFTKSLELVGVGYRASNQGQKLDLALGFSHNIVLEVAPEVTVETISEKGKNPIVKLTSLDKQLLGAVAAKIRGFRKPEPYKGKGVKFVGEVLRRKAGKSA, translated from the coding sequence ATGTCAAGAATAGGTAAAAGCCCAATTGTAATCCCTGCTGGAGTAACTGTAGAAGTTAAAGACGGTATTATTACAGTAAAAGGAAAAAATGGTCAACTAACACAGGAGTTCTCGGACGTAACTGTAACAGTTGAAGGTGATCAAGTTTTAGTAGAAAGATCATCTGATCATAAAGATCAAAGAGCAAAACACGGTTTATATAGATCTTTAATCAGCAATATGGTTGTTGGTGTAACTGAAGGTTTTACTAAATCATTAGAATTGGTAGGGGTAGGTTACAGAGCTTCTAATCAAGGACAAAAATTAGATTTGGCACTTGGATTTTCTCATAATATTGTTTTAGAAGTTGCTCCAGAAGTAACTGTTGAAACTATATCTGAAAAAGGTAAGAACCCAATTGTAAAATTAACATCATTAGATAAACAACTTTTAGGAGCTGTAGCTGCGAAAATCAGAGGTTTCCGTAAGCCAGAACCATACAAAGGAAAAGGTGTTAAATTTGTAGGTGAAGTATTAAGAAGAAAAGCAGGTAAATCAGCTTAA
- the rpsH gene encoding 30S ribosomal protein S8, which produces MNTDPIADYLTRVRNAVAANHKVVEIPASNLKKEITKILFDQGYILSYKFEQNTVQGSIKIALKYDKDTKEPVIKDIQRISKPGLRKYAGAAKLPRILNGLGIAIVSTSKGLMTGKQAKQLNVGGEVICYVY; this is translated from the coding sequence ATGAACACAGATCCTATTGCAGATTATTTAACGCGAGTTAGAAACGCTGTGGCTGCAAACCACAAAGTTGTTGAGATTCCGGCATCTAATCTAAAAAAAGAAATAACTAAGATCTTATTTGATCAAGGTTATATCTTGAGTTACAAATTTGAACAGAACACCGTTCAAGGTTCAATTAAAATTGCTTTGAAGTATGATAAAGATACTAAAGAGCCAGTAATTAAAGATATCCAAAGAATTAGTAAACCAGGTTTACGTAAGTATGCAGGTGCAGCCAAATTACCAAGAATCCTTAACGGATTAGGAATTGCTATTGTTTCTACATCAAAAGGTTTGATGACAGGAAAACAAGCTAAGCAATTAAATGTAGGTGGTGAAGTAATTTGTTACGTATACTAA
- the rpsN gene encoding 30S ribosomal protein S14 encodes MAKESMKAREVKRQKTVEKYAEKRKALIEAGDFVGLQKLPKNASPVRLHNRCKLTGRPRGYMRQFGISRVTFREMANSGLIPGVKKASW; translated from the coding sequence ATGGCAAAAGAATCAATGAAAGCCCGTGAGGTTAAGAGACAAAAAACGGTAGAAAAGTATGCTGAGAAAAGAAAAGCTTTGATAGAGGCTGGAGATTTCGTAGGTTTGCAAAAATTACCTAAAAATGCTTCGCCAGTACGTTTACACAATCGTTGTAAATTAACTGGAAGACCAAGAGGGTACATGCGTCAATTCGGTATTTCACGTGTAACTTTCCGTGAAATGGCTAACAGTGGATTGATACCAGGAGTTAAAAAAGCCAGCTGGTAA
- the rplE gene encoding 50S ribosomal protein L5 codes for MAYIPRLKEEYKSRVISALKEEFGYTNVMQVPKLEKIVLSRGVGAAVSDKKLIDYAVDELTKITGQKAVSTISKKDVASFKLRKGMPIGAKVTLRGERMYEFLDRLITSALPRVRDFSGIKATGFDGRGNYNLGVLEQIIFPEIDIDKVNKISGMDITFVTTAQTDKEAKSLLTQLGLPFKKN; via the coding sequence ATGGCGTATATACCTAGATTAAAAGAGGAATATAAGAGTAGAGTAATCTCTGCTCTTAAAGAAGAATTCGGATACACAAACGTAATGCAAGTTCCTAAACTTGAAAAAATCGTTTTGAGCCGTGGAGTTGGTGCAGCTGTATCTGATAAAAAACTAATTGACTATGCAGTTGATGAGTTAACTAAGATCACTGGACAAAAAGCAGTTTCTACAATTTCAAAGAAAGACGTTGCGTCTTTTAAATTGAGAAAAGGAATGCCTATTGGAGCAAAAGTTACTTTGCGTGGAGAAAGAATGTATGAGTTTTTAGATAGACTTATTACTTCAGCTTTACCTCGTGTAAGAGATTTTAGTGGTATCAAAGCTACTGGATTTGATGGTAGAGGTAATTACAACCTTGGAGTTTTAGAGCAAATCATTTTCCCTGAAATTGATATTGACAAAGTAAACAAAATTTCAGGAATGGATATTACTTTCGTTACTACTGCTCAAACAGACAAAGAAGCAAAATCATTATTGACTCAATTAGGTTTACCTTTTAAAAAGAACTAA
- the rplX gene encoding 50S ribosomal protein L24 produces MIKLKIKSGDIVRVIAGDHKGAEGKVLRVDREKNKAIVEGVNLVSKHTKPSAKNPQGGIVKKEAPIQISNISLIDPKTKETTRVGVRVEGDKKVRFSKKSNQVL; encoded by the coding sequence ATGATAAAGCTAAAAATAAAATCAGGTGACATTGTAAGAGTAATTGCTGGAGATCACAAAGGTGCTGAAGGTAAAGTTTTACGTGTTGACCGTGAGAAAAACAAAGCGATTGTTGAAGGTGTAAACTTGGTTTCAAAACACACGAAGCCAAGTGCAAAAAACCCTCAAGGTGGTATCGTAAAGAAAGAAGCTCCTATTCAAATTTCTAATATCTCTCTAATTGATCCTAAAACTAAGGAAACAACTAGAGTAGGTGTAAGAGTAGAGGGGGATAAGAAAGTAAGATTTTCAAAAAAATCTAATCAAGTACTATAG
- the rplN gene encoding 50S ribosomal protein L14 yields MVQQESRLKVADNTGAKEVLTIRVLGGTKRRYASVGDKIVVSIKDSTPNGNVKKGAVSTAVVVRTKKEVRRADGSYIRFDDNACVLLNAAGEMRGTRVFGPVARELREKQFMKIVSLAPEVL; encoded by the coding sequence ATGGTACAACAAGAATCAAGACTAAAAGTAGCAGATAACACAGGAGCTAAAGAAGTTTTAACTATCCGTGTTTTAGGAGGTACTAAAAGAAGGTATGCCTCTGTTGGTGACAAGATTGTAGTATCTATAAAAGATTCAACTCCTAACGGAAACGTGAAAAAAGGAGCTGTTTCAACTGCAGTTGTTGTACGTACCAAAAAAGAAGTGAGAAGAGCTGATGGTTCTTATATCCGTTTCGATGACAATGCATGTGTTCTTTTGAACGCTGCAGGAGAAATGAGAGGAACTCGTGTATTTGGTCCGGTAGCAAGAGAACTTCGTGAAAAACAATTCATGAAAATTGTATCATTAGCACCAGAAGTGCTTTAA
- the rpsQ gene encoding 30S ribosomal protein S17 yields MEKRNLRKERIGVVTSNKMDKSIVVAQVTKVKHPLYGKFVLKTKKFVAHDETNDCNIGDTVRISETRPLSKSKCWRLVEILERAK; encoded by the coding sequence ATGGAAAAAAGAAATTTAAGAAAAGAAAGAATTGGTGTTGTAACTTCAAACAAAATGGATAAATCTATTGTTGTTGCACAAGTTACTAAAGTAAAACACCCATTATATGGTAAGTTCGTATTGAAAACAAAGAAATTTGTTGCACATGACGAAACAAACGACTGTAACATTGGAGATACTGTAAGAATTAGCGAAACGCGTCCTTTAAGTAAGTCAAAATGTTGGAGATTGGTTGAAATCCTAGAAAGAGCTAAATAA
- the rpmC gene encoding 50S ribosomal protein L29: protein MKQSEIKGLSAAQLQENLSQAKKTYADLKLAHAISPIENPLQIRSLRRTVARLATELTKRELQ from the coding sequence ATGAAACAATCAGAAATAAAAGGTCTTTCTGCAGCACAGTTGCAAGAAAATCTTAGCCAGGCTAAGAAAACTTATGCTGACCTAAAATTAGCTCACGCAATATCTCCAATTGAGAATCCGCTTCAAATTAGAAGTTTAAGAAGAACAGTTGCTAGATTGGCTACAGAGCTTACTAAAAGAGAATTGCAATAA
- the rplP gene encoding 50S ribosomal protein L16 gives MLQPKRTKYRKVQKGRMKGNSQRGHELSNGMFGIKSVHEDGMFLTSRQIEAARIAATRYMKREGQLWIKIFPDKPITKKPLEVRMGKGKGAVEYWAAVVKPGRIMFEVGGVPLSVAKEALRLAAQKLPVKTKFVVARDFEA, from the coding sequence ATGTTACAGCCTAAAAGAACAAAATACCGTAAGGTACAAAAAGGTAGAATGAAAGGAAACTCTCAGAGAGGGCATGAACTTTCTAACGGAATGTTTGGTATTAAATCTGTTCATGAAGATGGTATGTTCTTAACTTCTCGTCAAATCGAAGCTGCACGTATTGCTGCAACTCGTTACATGAAAAGAGAGGGACAATTATGGATTAAAATATTTCCAGACAAACCAATTACTAAGAAACCTCTTGAGGTACGTATGGGTAAAGGTAAAGGTGCCGTTGAATATTGGGCAGCTGTTGTTAAACCCGGAAGAATTATGTTTGAAGTAGGAGGAGTTCCATTGTCAGTTGCAAAAGAGGCTTTACGTCTTGCAGCTCAAAAACTTCCAGTAAAAACTAAATTCGTTGTTGCTAGAGATTTCGAAGCATAA
- the rpsC gene encoding 30S ribosomal protein S3, protein MGQKTNPIGNRLGIIRGWDSNWYGGNDYGDKLAEDHKIRKYVHARLSKASVSKVIIERTLKLVTVTITTARPGIIIGKGGQEVDKLKEELKKITDKEVQINIFEIKRPELDAYLVATSIARQIESRISYRRAIKMAIAASMRMNAEGIKVLISGRLNGAEMARSEGFKEGRIPLSTFRADIDYALAEAHTTYGRMGIKVWIMKGEVYGKRDLSPLAGMDKKQASGKGGDAPRGKSNFSKGGKPDARKRK, encoded by the coding sequence ATGGGACAAAAGACAAATCCAATTGGAAATAGACTTGGTATCATCAGAGGATGGGACTCTAACTGGTATGGTGGAAATGATTACGGCGATAAATTAGCTGAAGATCACAAAATCAGAAAGTATGTACATGCTCGTTTATCAAAAGCTAGTGTATCAAAAGTAATCATCGAGAGAACTTTGAAACTTGTAACCGTTACTATCACTACTGCTAGACCTGGTATCATTATCGGAAAAGGTGGTCAAGAGGTAGACAAGTTGAAAGAAGAACTTAAGAAAATTACTGACAAAGAGGTTCAAATTAACATCTTTGAAATCAAAAGACCTGAGTTAGATGCTTATTTAGTTGCAACAAGCATCGCTCGTCAAATCGAAAGTCGTATTTCTTACAGACGTGCAATTAAAATGGCTATTGCTGCTTCTATGCGTATGAACGCTGAAGGTATCAAAGTTTTAATTTCTGGTCGTTTGAATGGTGCTGAGATGGCGCGTTCAGAAGGTTTCAAAGAAGGAAGAATTCCTTTGTCAACTTTCAGAGCCGATATTGATTATGCACTTGCTGAAGCGCATACTACTTACGGTAGAATGGGTATCAAAGTGTGGATCATGAAAGGTGAAGTTTACGGAAAGAGAGATCTTTCTCCGCTTGCTGGAATGGACAAAAAACAAGCTAGCGGTAAAGGTGGAGATGCTCCTCGTGGAAAATCTAACTTTTCGAAAGGTGGAAAACCAGACGCTCGTAAAAGAAAGTAA
- the rplV gene encoding 50S ribosomal protein L22: MGVRKRETADARKEANKSIAFAKLNNCPTSPRKMRLVADLVRGQKVERALNILRFSSKEASRKLEKLLLSAINNWEQKNSEGNLEEAGLFVKEIRVDGGMMLKRLRPAPQGRAHRIRKRSNHVTIVLGAINNTQAN; the protein is encoded by the coding sequence ATGGGAGTTCGTAAAAGAGAAACAGCAGATGCGAGAAAAGAGGCTAATAAGTCTATTGCTTTCGCGAAATTGAATAACTGCCCTACTTCACCTAGAAAAATGCGCTTAGTAGCGGACTTGGTAAGAGGTCAGAAGGTAGAAAGAGCACTTAACATCTTAAGATTCAGTTCTAAAGAAGCTTCAAGAAAATTAGAAAAACTATTATTATCTGCAATCAATAACTGGGAGCAAAAAAATAGTGAAGGTAATTTAGAAGAAGCTGGATTATTTGTTAAAGAGATCAGAGTAGATGGTGGAATGATGTTAAAAAGACTTCGTCCAGCTCCACAAGGTCGTGCACACAGAATTAGAAAACGTTCAAATCACGTAACAATCGTGTTAGGAGCTATTAATAACACACAAGCAAATTAA
- the rpsS gene encoding 30S ribosomal protein S19 yields MARSLKKGPFVHYKLEKKVEENIAGGNKGVVKTWSRASMITPDFVGQTIAVHNGRQFVPVYVTENMVGHKLGEFSPTRSFRGHAGAKNKGKK; encoded by the coding sequence ATGGCACGTTCATTAAAAAAAGGACCTTTCGTTCATTATAAGTTAGAAAAGAAAGTTGAAGAGAACATTGCAGGTGGAAATAAAGGAGTGGTTAAGACTTGGTCTAGAGCTTCTATGATTACTCCTGACTTTGTTGGACAAACTATAGCAGTTCATAACGGTCGTCAATTTGTACCGGTTTACGTAACAGAAAACATGGTAGGACACAAATTAGGAGAATTTTCACCAACTAGATCTTTTAGGGGTCATGCTGGAGCAAAAAATAAAGGTAAAAAATAA
- the rplB gene encoding 50S ribosomal protein L2, which produces MSVRKLKPITAGQRFRVVNGYDAITTDKPERSLIAPIKNSGGRNSQGKMTMRYTGGGHKQRYRIIDFKRTKDGIPATVKSIEYDPNRTAFIALLAYADGEKTYIIAQNGLKVGQKLVSGADAQPEIGNTLPLSKVPLGTVISCIELRPGQGAVIARSAGTFAQLMARDGKYATIKMPSGETRLILLTCSATIGAVSNSDHQLVVSGKAGRTRWLGRRPRTRPVAMNPVDHPMGGGEGRSSGGHPRSRNGVPAKGYRTRSPKNPSSKYIVERRKK; this is translated from the coding sequence ATGTCAGTAAGAAAATTAAAACCTATTACCGCAGGTCAGCGATTTAGAGTTGTGAATGGTTATGACGCCATTACAACTGATAAGCCGGAACGCTCTTTGATAGCGCCGATAAAAAACTCTGGAGGTAGAAATAGTCAAGGAAAGATGACCATGCGTTATACGGGTGGTGGTCACAAGCAGAGATATCGTATCATTGATTTTAAAAGAACTAAAGATGGAATTCCAGCTACAGTGAAATCAATTGAGTACGATCCAAACAGAACTGCTTTTATTGCTTTATTAGCGTATGCTGATGGAGAGAAAACTTATATTATTGCTCAAAATGGATTGAAAGTTGGTCAGAAATTAGTTTCTGGTGCTGACGCTCAACCAGAAATTGGGAATACATTACCTTTAAGTAAAGTTCCTCTAGGAACTGTAATTTCTTGTATTGAATTGAGACCTGGTCAAGGAGCTGTTATTGCTCGTTCTGCAGGAACTTTTGCTCAATTAATGGCAAGAGATGGAAAATATGCTACAATTAAAATGCCATCTGGAGAAACAAGATTAATCTTGTTGACTTGTTCGGCTACAATTGGAGCAGTTTCTAATTCTGATCACCAATTAGTAGTATCTGGTAAAGCAGGTAGAACAAGATGGTTAGGTAGAAGACCAAGAACAAGACCAGTAGCGATGAACCCTGTTGATCACCCTATGGGAGGTGGTGAAGGTCGTTCTTCTGGAGGTCATCCACGTTCAAGAAACGGAGTACCGGCTAAAGGTTATAGAACTCGTTCTCCGAAAAACCCGAGTAGTAAGTATATCGTAGAACGTAGAAAGAAATAA